The proteins below come from a single Thermopolyspora flexuosa genomic window:
- a CDS encoding 16S rRNA (uracil(1498)-N(3))-methyltransferase, with protein MSVPVFLAATEALADDEILLDGPEGRHAATVRRLRPGERVDLTDGAGSVAECVVREARKDALLLTVQARYGVPAPRPRVIVAQGLPKGDRGELAVEMMTEVGVDVIMPWTAARSVVQWKGDRAAKALARWRTTAREAGKQSRRFHLPEVTEPVGTAALAERLRAVAEDGLAVVLHEEAERPLSGLTPPPGGDIMLVVGPEGGVSEEELDRFREAGAVPAVLGPTILRTSTAGVAAAAVLLARCGRW; from the coding sequence ATGAGCGTGCCGGTCTTCCTGGCCGCCACCGAGGCGCTGGCGGACGACGAGATCCTGCTCGACGGGCCGGAGGGCAGGCACGCGGCGACCGTGCGGCGGCTGCGCCCGGGCGAGCGGGTGGACCTCACCGACGGCGCCGGAAGCGTGGCCGAGTGCGTGGTCCGCGAGGCGCGCAAGGACGCGCTCCTGCTCACCGTGCAGGCCCGGTACGGCGTGCCCGCGCCGCGTCCCCGCGTCATCGTGGCCCAGGGGCTGCCGAAGGGCGACCGGGGCGAGCTCGCGGTCGAGATGATGACCGAGGTCGGCGTCGACGTGATCATGCCGTGGACGGCCGCCCGCAGCGTGGTCCAGTGGAAGGGGGACCGGGCGGCCAAGGCGCTGGCCCGGTGGCGCACCACCGCCCGCGAGGCGGGCAAGCAGTCCCGGCGCTTCCACCTGCCCGAGGTCACCGAGCCGGTGGGCACGGCCGCGCTCGCCGAGCGGCTGCGCGCGGTCGCCGAGGACGGCCTCGCGGTCGTGCTGCACGAGGAGGCCGAGCGCCCGCTGTCCGGCCTGACCCCGCCGCCCGGCGGGGACATCATGCTCGTGGTGGGCCCGGAGGGCGGGGTCAGCGAGGAGGAGCTCGACCGGTTCCGCGAGGCGGGCGCCGTCCCGGCCGTGCTCGGCCCGACGATCCTGCGCACCTCGACGGCCGGGGTCGCGGCGGCGGCCGTCCTGCTGGCCCGCTGCGGCCGCTGGTGA
- a CDS encoding sensor histidine kinase produces MARLIRMPRTIRARLTWILAIPSTLLLGVTGLEVAARYEARSGAHSAARQVELVRAAQELAHELQRERGLTVGLLGGEFRFRGELAAQRRRVDESRAALGPLLADPARRGVPRLRDALDRLGDLGAVRATADARQSTRQDAYAFYTTAIEAIDDALYDPDAGGGDPALRRDLVALWTLGRAQEAAAQERDTLTGVLAAHGFTPEEYVRFIEVRAAKSDGLARFGRVASAAHAGAVSAARQSRAATTMGAIGLRAAASPRGRNLTVAPREWWEAADAFVADLREVRRAVGEQAAARARSAEARAGRELVVLAVLGGVLLLATLLLGLVTARSILRPLRRLTEEADEIAERRLPEAVARVQATANPEDAVPAEEPAADGRQDEFAAVARSLAKVHRTALRLAAEQAVLRRNTAESLAHLGRRSQTLVRRQLDFIGALERDESDPAVLANLFELDHLATRMRRNAESLLVLVGERLPRPAAEPVAMSEVLRSALAEVEDYRRVVLRRVDHDVVRGEVVAEVAHLLAELIENALVFSPQDQDVEIQAKCDATEYHIAIVDQGVGMSPEELAAANARLRGEQSFLSSPTRRLGLYIVGRLAERLGIRVWLHDSPLAGITARVVLPADLLVRNGAAGAPAPAAARAGRMVDVPIPSGPGATPRATDAARPAAEATERETAPAGVAAAAPEPGPAAAPDEAAAPVAPHANGATAEMVAVVPVPEPAEPPSPGALPPTLPTTPAPAVPRPAGAAEATAPVTAAAAAAAAAEPALAPSAEPAAPPSGPRPRADAAAHNGSRPAPVPPVMPTPIPLHVKPPYLLSGQSSAGAARSNGHAAGDGADREAGRNGVPDGAARRTPRDEPGHGADAREPESPVERVRSMLNDYRAGTRPPGA; encoded by the coding sequence ATGGCACGTCTGATCAGGATGCCGCGCACCATCCGCGCGAGGCTCACGTGGATCCTCGCCATCCCGTCGACCCTGCTGCTGGGGGTGACCGGGCTCGAGGTGGCGGCGCGGTACGAGGCGCGCTCCGGCGCGCATTCCGCGGCGCGCCAGGTCGAGCTGGTGCGCGCCGCACAGGAGCTCGCGCACGAGCTGCAGCGGGAACGGGGGCTCACCGTGGGGCTGCTCGGCGGCGAGTTCCGCTTCCGGGGGGAGCTCGCCGCGCAGCGGCGGCGGGTGGACGAGAGCCGCGCGGCCCTCGGGCCGCTGCTCGCCGACCCGGCACGGCGGGGGGTGCCGCGGCTGCGGGACGCGCTCGACCGGCTCGGCGACCTCGGCGCGGTGCGCGCCACCGCCGACGCCCGGCAGTCGACCCGGCAGGACGCCTACGCCTTCTACACCACCGCGATCGAGGCGATCGACGACGCCCTGTACGACCCCGACGCGGGCGGCGGCGACCCGGCGCTCCGGCGCGACCTGGTGGCGCTGTGGACGCTCGGCCGCGCCCAGGAGGCCGCCGCGCAGGAGCGGGACACCCTCACCGGCGTGCTCGCCGCGCACGGGTTCACGCCGGAGGAGTACGTGCGGTTCATCGAGGTGCGCGCGGCCAAGTCCGACGGGCTCGCCCGGTTCGGCCGCGTCGCCTCGGCCGCGCACGCGGGCGCGGTGAGCGCGGCCCGGCAGTCGCGGGCGGCGACCACGATGGGGGCGATCGGGCTGCGCGCGGCCGCCTCGCCGCGCGGCCGGAACCTCACCGTCGCGCCCCGCGAGTGGTGGGAGGCGGCCGACGCGTTCGTGGCCGACCTGCGCGAGGTACGGCGGGCCGTGGGCGAGCAGGCCGCCGCCCGCGCCCGGAGCGCCGAGGCGCGGGCCGGTCGCGAGCTCGTCGTGCTCGCCGTACTCGGGGGCGTGCTGCTGCTCGCCACCCTGCTGCTCGGCCTGGTGACCGCGCGCTCGATCCTGCGCCCGCTGCGCCGGCTCACCGAGGAGGCCGACGAGATCGCCGAGCGCCGGCTCCCCGAGGCGGTGGCGCGGGTCCAGGCGACCGCGAACCCCGAGGACGCGGTCCCGGCCGAGGAGCCCGCCGCCGACGGGCGGCAGGACGAGTTCGCCGCGGTGGCCCGGTCGCTCGCCAAGGTGCACCGGACCGCGCTGCGGCTCGCGGCCGAGCAGGCGGTGCTGCGCCGGAACACCGCCGAGTCGCTGGCGCACCTCGGCCGCCGCAGCCAGACCCTGGTGCGCCGCCAGCTCGACTTCATCGGCGCCCTGGAACGGGACGAGTCCGATCCGGCGGTGCTGGCGAACCTGTTCGAGCTCGACCATCTCGCCACCCGGATGCGGCGCAACGCCGAGAGCCTGCTCGTCCTCGTGGGCGAGCGGCTGCCCCGCCCGGCGGCCGAGCCGGTGGCGATGAGCGAGGTGCTGCGCTCGGCGCTGGCCGAGGTGGAGGACTACCGGCGGGTCGTGCTGCGCCGCGTGGACCACGACGTGGTGCGCGGCGAGGTGGTCGCCGAGGTGGCGCACCTGCTCGCCGAACTGATCGAGAACGCCCTGGTCTTCTCGCCGCAGGACCAGGACGTGGAGATCCAGGCGAAGTGCGACGCGACCGAGTACCACATCGCGATCGTCGACCAGGGCGTGGGCATGAGCCCCGAGGAGCTCGCGGCGGCCAACGCGCGGCTGCGGGGCGAGCAGAGCTTCCTCTCCTCCCCCACCCGGCGGCTCGGGCTCTACATCGTGGGGCGGCTCGCCGAACGGCTCGGCATCCGGGTGTGGCTGCACGACTCGCCGCTGGCCGGCATCACCGCCCGGGTCGTGCTCCCGGCCGACCTGCTCGTGCGCAACGGCGCGGCGGGCGCGCCCGCGCCTGCGGCGGCCCGCGCCGGGCGGATGGTGGACGTGCCGATCCCGTCCGGGCCCGGCGCCACCCCGCGCGCGACGGACGCCGCCCGCCCGGCCGCCGAGGCCACGGAGCGGGAGACCGCGCCCGCGGGCGTGGCCGCGGCGGCGCCCGAACCCGGCCCGGCCGCCGCGCCGGACGAGGCGGCCGCACCGGTCGCGCCGCACGCGAACGGCGCCACGGCCGAGATGGTGGCGGTGGTGCCGGTGCCCGAACCGGCCGAACCGCCCTCCCCGGGCGCGCTGCCGCCGACGCTGCCCACGACTCCCGCGCCCGCCGTCCCGCGGCCCGCCGGAGCCGCCGAGGCCACGGCGCCGGTCACGGCCGCCGCGGCCGCCGCGGCCGCCGCGGAACCGGCCCTGGCGCCGTCCGCGGAGCCCGCGGCGCCACCGTCCGGGCCGCGTCCGAGGGCGGACGCGGCGGCGCACAACGGCTCCCGCCCTGCCCCCGTCCCGCCGGTGATGCCGACCCCGATCCCGCTGCACGTGAAGCCGCCCTACCTGCTCTCCGGGCAGTCGTCCGCGGGCGCGGCCAGGTCCAACGGGCACGCGGCGGGGGACGGCGCCGACCGGGAGGCCGGGCGGAACGGCGTGCCGGACGGGGCGGCGCGCCGGACGCCGCGCGACGAACCCGGGCACGGCGCCGACGCCCGGGAGCCGGAGAGCCCGGTCGAGCGGGTCCGGTCGATGCTCAACGACTACCGGGCGGGGACGCGCCCGCCGGGCGCCTAG